One part of the Anopheles coustani chromosome 2, idAnoCousDA_361_x.2, whole genome shotgun sequence genome encodes these proteins:
- the LOC131264114 gene encoding extracellular matrix-binding protein EbhB-like, with protein MLWKKTVFVCALLAAAQAEPQPQILSGIANLASSVINGAGTLLNGVATGLQAGTSGSLSASGSLTGGASIGNIGAGGTLAFNSNLPILNLVNNVVSSTLGALNTALTNIGNSAGTLLGNTVATITNALNTLLGGVNTNLSTLGNVLSSAPTVANGNTAINALNNVATAVNTAVNSAANVLGSGTVATALGSLPTTLNADLATAIQAIQNATANPGTATSLLGALGPAGVGAIGNFLADAAGVLYTTANIPLQLSAVAGVNATLAANAAVPYSAAGIAAVSASVNAAVNNANNVLNSAIGSFNNVIANVQPTLSNALTQANNRINGALQQLNTVFNLVGTSTRNSVAAAAGNVYNNLTSLVSSVQTSLAQLNTVTLNAVATANASIAGNASAVIQPIIANLASTNATVVACSQAYLPVAVRTDVYYTTALGGCAVQATTVVDTLLANTIAVINSAVTRVGQSTASVNGCIGVFVASTCATVTVPNALAYIGNVATDVATIKTGEVIDIANTGVAVTTCTTNTANAAANDFAAIAAAYNKCIA; from the exons ATGCTGTGGAAGAAAACCGTTTTCGTTTGTGCGCTGCTGGCCGCCGCACAG GCCGAGCCACAACCGCAAATTTTAAGCGGCATAGCGAACTTAGCCTCATCGGTCATCAATGGAGCGGGCACACTATTAAATGGTGTTGCTACAGGATTACAGGCAGGCACTTCTGGATCGCTTTCAGCAAGCGGATCGCTCACGGGTGGCGCTAGCATTGGCAACATCGGTGCCGGTGGTACGTTGGCTTTCAACTCGAATCTGCCGATCCTAAACCTGGTGAACAATGTGGTTAGTTCGACGTTGGGTGCGCTCAACACGGCCCTAACTAATATCGGCAACTCGGCCGGTACCCTGTTGGGCAACACGGTCGCCACCATTACGAACGCGTTGAATACCCTACTGGGTGGAGTGAACACGAATCTGTCCACGCTCGGAAACGTGCTGAGCAGTGCACCGACTGTCGCCAATGGCAACACCGCCATCAACGCCCTGAACAACGTAGCCACTGCCGTTAACACGGCCGTCAATTCCGCAGCAAACGTACTGGGAAGCGGTACGGTCGCGACCGCGCTGGGTTCACTACCGACCACCCTGAACGCCGACTTGGCCACCGCCATCCAAGCCATCCAGAACGCAACCGCCAACCCTGGCACGGCGACGTCGCTGCTTGGAGCACTCGGACCGGCCGGTGTCGGTGCGATCGGCAACTTCCTGGCCGATGCTGCCGGAGTTCTCTACACCACCGCCAACATTCCTCTGCAGCTTTCCGCGGTTGCCGGAGTCAACGCGACGCTCGCTGCTAACGCCGCCGTACCGTACTCTGCGGCCGGAATCGCCGCCGTCAGCGCGTCCGTGAATGCCGCCGTGAACAACGCCAACAACGTGCTGAACTCGGCCATTGGCTCCTTCAACAATGTGATCGCGAACGTCCAGCCGACCCTCAGCAACGCTCTTACTCAGGCCAACAATAGGATCAACGGCGCTCTGCAACAGCTCAACACCGTGTTCAACCTGGTGGGCACCTCCACGCGCAACAGTGTAGCGGCTGCAGCGGGCAATGTCTACAACAACCTAACCAGTCTAGTCTCATCGGTTCAAACAAGCCTGGCGCAACTGAACACCGTCACGCTGAACGCGGTCGCCACCGCCAATGCGTCCATCGCAGGTAACGCATCCGCCGTCATCCAGCCGATCATCGCCAACCTGGCCAGCACGAACGCAACGGTGGTGGCCTGCTCGCAAGCCTATCTGCCGGTAGCTGTCCGCACCGATGTGTACTACACCACCGCACTCGGTGGTTGTGCCGTCCAGGCCACGACCGTCGTCGACACGCTACTCGCAAATACGATCGCTGTCATCAACTCGGCCGTCACCCGCGTCGGTCAGTCGACCGCCTCCGTCAACGGATGCATCGGGGTGTTCGTGGCGTCCACCTGTGCCACCGTCACCGTACCCAACGCTCTGGCCTACATTGGCAACGTGGCAACCGATGTCGCCACTATCAAGACAGGCGAGGTAATCGATATCGCCAACACCGGTGTCGCCGTCACCACCTGCACGACCAACACGGCCAACGCCGCAGCCAACGATTTTGCGGCCATCGCTGCCGCCTACAACAAGTGCATCGCGTAA
- the LOC131265900 gene encoding uncharacterized protein LOC131265900 — MGKWAAVSAILVSLLLGLSHASPDLGLEIDIDFVTRNSPNINAAASLVGEVSGNLQGAIGGYQLPKFNGVTSLIQSGDSLVKLVNVITGPVNDVLRNISVIARERVTAPSCMFATINATIDGAYAVLDAAPTLVTNVVSSTSTQNGNAITSAVATLLDALTQITTNLDALYKQVVAVLAAGPVTTSTVNANIQINTLIQLSGSIAVSTTMQRALTTTVQAVRTAFEQANNILTSYNNDLGNAFTSVNNTQRDYYNQIVSRVQSFQSKVTSDTNSGINEIFSTQSRLNEFIQDSSTRTQAQALRDAMISFNTSYQTVQADYFSKLQTQITQIYVGTDGFVKSTVQQLTNIVNGTNFRLAATMSFGGAYAANCNGKYGGTITSLQNTMRDVLNRALNEYSNTGYTDAFISEYNQVMREQTRYINTRINFCLNLGSTSSSTIIKAGIARCFTETVAMITTLLQDTTFETKLVLAAVNLEGLAMIQRAESTASVMYHGLVAKSASLDMLLAMCQTSNS, encoded by the exons ATGGGCAAGTGGGCAGCGGTCAGCGCCATTTTGGTCTCGTTGCTGTTAGGTCTGAGC CATGCCTCGCCTGATCTGGGACTGGAAATTGATATCGACTTCGTGACGAGGAACTCGCCGAACATCAATGCGGCTGCCAGTCTCGTCGGCGAAGTGTCCGGAAATCTACAGGGTGCCATCGGTGGCTACCAGCTGCCGAAGTTTAACGGCGTTACGTCACTGATCCAATCCGGTGATTCGCTGGTGAAGTTGGTGAACGTGATCACCGGTCCGGTGAATGACGTTCTGCGCAACATTTCGGTCATTGCTAGAGAGCGCGTGACCGCCCCATCCTGTATGTTCGCCACTATTAACGCCACCATCGATGGGGCGTACGCGGTCCTCGACGCCGCTCCTACCCTGGTGACGAACGTGGTGTCATCCACGTCGACGCAAAATGGCAACGCTATCACGTCCGCCGTGGCCACCCTGTTGGATGCGTTGACCCAGATCACCACCAACCTAGACGCGCTGTACAAGCAGGTGGTGGCGGTGCTTGCCGCCGGCCCGGTCACAACCAGTACCGTCAACGCCAACATCCAGATCAACACACTGATCCAGCTGAGTGGTTCGATCGCAGTATCGACAACGATGCAGCGGGCCCTCACCACCACCGTGCAAGCGGTTCGGACTGCCTTCGAGCAGGCCAACAACATCCTGACGTCCTACAACAACGATCTCGGTAACGCGTTCACCTCGGTTAACAACACGCAGAGGGACTATTACAACCAGATCGTTAGCCGCGTCCAATCGTTCCAGAGCAAGGTGACTTCAGACACCAACTCTGGCATAAACGAGATCTTCAGCACTCAGTCGCGGCTGAATGAGTTCATCCAGGACTCGAGCACCCGCACCCAGGCCCAGGCGCTGCGAGATGCGATGATCTCGTTCAATACCTCCTACCAGACCGTTCAGGCCGACTACTTCAGTAAGCTGCAGACTCAGATCACGCAGATCTACGTCGGTACGGATGGATTTGTAAAGTCCACCGTCCAACAGCTAACGAATATCGTTAACGGTACCAACTTCCGGCTAGCAGCCACCATGTCGTTCGGCGGTGCCTATGCAGCAAATTGCAACGGCAAGTACGGTGGCACTATCACGAGCCTCCAGAACACAATGCGTGATGTGCTGAATCGCGCGTTGAACGAATACTCCAACACCGGTTACACCGACGCGTTCATCAGTGAGTACAATCAGGTGATGCGCGAGCAGACTCGCTACATCAACACCCGTATCAACTTCTGCCTCAATCTCGGCTCAACGAGTTCCAGCACCATCATCAAGGCCGGAATAGCCCGTTGCTTTACGGAG ACGGTTGCCATGATTACCACACTGCTGCAGGACACCACCTTCGAGACGAAGCTGGTGCTGGCTGCGGTAAATCTGGAGGGACTGGCCATGATTCAGCGGGCCGAAAGTACCGCGTCCGTCATGTACCACGGGTTAGTTGCGAAGTCCGCAAGCCTCGACATGCTGTTGGCCATGTGCCAGACATCGAACTCGTAA
- the LOC131264115 gene encoding uncharacterized protein LOC131264115, with amino-acid sequence MKTFYTLFAVLAVLAVNLPDASAQFENTVVSRRSSISSVLTSFSNNIQSKITDYNNKFTSLRTDMSNQLTSAKQTLTSFLTDSVIGTNALASSDALDAASSTLSASVSANIQVTASAFGNVGSCMNTKTSASVNLAVDSLTTANNYFTTTISRSTSTFASTCRGRYTNTANDQMNQFADRIQDCLNNENTQLSRVSSILNNYMSLMRKNYEGLTNNVRYCSGLGSVSSRADTKQEINGCLKSLSTVAYPIYKANLDQQFVLARTMLQLEVVASNNRVKSCINQVTVTYQAMATAFQSALDTCLVSGQ; translated from the exons ATGAAGACTTTTTACACCTTGTTTGCCGTATTGGCTGTGCTTGCCGTGAAT CTGCCCGATGCGTCGGCCCAGTTCGAAAACACGGTGGTAAGCCGACGATCGAGTATCTCCTCCGTGCTAACTTCGTTCAGCAACAACATCCAGAGCAAGATTACGGACTACAACAACAAGTTCACCAGCTTGCGCACTGACATGAGCAATCAGCTCACCTCGGCCAAGCAAACGCTGACCAGCTTCCTCACCGACTCGGTGATCGGTACCAATGCACTGGCGTCATCGGATGCCCTGGACGCGGCCAGTTCGACCCTTTCGGCTAGCGTTTCGGCGAACATTCAAGTGACGGCCAGCGCCTTCGGTAACGTCGGTAGCTGTATGAACACGAAGACGAGTGCCTCGGTCAACCTGGCGGTCGATTCGCTAACGACGGCCAACAACTACTTTACGACCACCATCAGCCGCTCGACGTCCACGTTCGCCAGTACGTGCCGCGGTCGCTACACCAACACGGCTAATGACCAGATGAACCAGTTTGCCGATCGCATTCAGGACTGCCTGAACAACGAGAACACCCAGCTGAGCCGCGTGTCCTCGATCCTGAACAACTACATGTCGCTGATGCGCAAGAACTACGAAGGGCTGACCAACAACGTGCGCTACTGCTCCGGGCTCGGTTCCGTGTCCTCCCGCGCGGACACGAAGCAGGAAATCAACGGTTGCCTCAAATCG CTGTCTACTGTCGCGTACCCCATCTACAAGGCCAACCTTGACCAACAGTTCGTCCTGGCCCGCACCATGCTGCAGCTTGAGGTGGTCGCCTCCAACAACCGGGTGAAATCGTGCATCAACCAGGTCACCGTCACCTACCAGGCGATGGCCACTGCCTTCCAGTCTGCGCTGGACACGTGCCTTGTTTCGGGCCAGTAA
- the LOC131265394 gene encoding venom dipeptidyl peptidase 4: MMGYRLLLVASCLIGGILALPVDPKQSELKDFTFDEIIPNQFGLRGFNGTWLSGSELLYREPSTGNYVKLNVDNGESSVLLSSDALSGFRGASVQMIRPDFTKVLVRYDVRTVFRHSSLSKYAIYDTLTSETYHVANQEEVSICILAPTGQSLAYVKDNNVYYRASLLDATELSLTEDGVPGIIYNGIPDWVYEEEVFGTDATLWFSPDGQRLAMASFDDREVKEFSYHVYGSPDDPDNQYPEELRIRYPKVNTTNPIVHLRVKNLAADTNTPWVELPAPVAIVSEDHVLGTVNWVSSSVVGAIWTNRRQNIATFQKCQADDGACNEEIRFDRPHGWYDLYTPVCYGTGESARCFLMGENNGWRSILELGGTAGVQTRTPERFTVSSINGYDQQTGDIFYTAVPASAPHHRHVYRNEECLTCDLRDVDSIACNFASVSFSSDLSYMAATCSGPTPSYTQIFRTSDRQLVLDWEANRERREQLKQYKKVQVRFLRVPVGDGSFMASVRLYLPPEIDFEGATTTEKYPMVVYVYAGPNSVGVTASFSIGFGSYMATTKRTIYAQIDGRGTGNQGYEFLFLINNRLGTYEMEDQIAVAQYLQQTYSFIDPARTGIWGSSYGGYATAMTLEKDHEQVYRCGISVAPVTSWMFYDSIYTERYMGRPTDNAIGYNQSDISSFTEELKNHLFLLIHGTADDNVHYQQSMVFVRALLDHDVDFEQMTYPDEAHSLSGVQRHLYHTMDQFWDRCFA, encoded by the exons ATGATGGGGTACCGTTTGCTGCTGGTGGCCAGTTGCCTGATTGGAGGTATCTTGGCATTGCCGGTGGATCCCAAACAGTCGGAGCTGAAAGACTTTACCTTCGATGAAATCATTCCGAACCAGTTTGGTTTGAGGGGATTCAACGGAACCTGGCTATCCGGGAGCGAGCTACTCTACCGCGAACCATCGACCGGGAACTATGTGAAGCTGAACGTCGACAATGGGGAGAGTTCCGTGCTGCTCTCCAGTGATGCATTG AGTGGATTTAGAGGAGCCTCGGTGCAGATGATCAGGCCGGACTTCACGAAAGTACTCGTCCGATACGATGTCCGAACG GTCTTTAGACATTCCTCGCTTTCGAAGTATGCCATTTACGATACATTGACGAG TGAGACCTACCATGTCGCTAATCAGGAAGAGGTATCAATCTGCATTCTTGCACCCACCGGCCAGAGCTTGGCCTACGTGAAAGACAACAACGTCTACTACCGAGCTAGTCTGTTGGATGCGACGGAGCTGTCCCTCACCGAGGACGGCGTTCCGGGCATCATCTACAATGGCATCCCGGATTGGGTGTACGAGGAGGAAGTGTTCGGTACCGATGCGACTCTCTGGTTCTCGCCGGACGGCCAACGGCTAGCGATGGCGAGCTTCGACGATCGGGAGGTGAAAGAGTTTTCCTATCACGTCTACGGCAGCCCGGACGATCCGGACAACCAGTACCCGGAGGAACTGCGCATCCGCTACCCGAAGGTGAACACCACCAACCCGATCGTGCATCTGCGCGTGAAGAACCTAGCCGCCGATACAAACACCCCGTGGGTTGAGCTACCTGCCCCGGTAGCGATCGTCAGTGAGGATCACGTCCTTGGCACGGTGAACTGGGTCAGCTCGAGTGTGGTCGGTGCCATCTGGACCAATCGGCGGCAAAACATTGCCACGTTCCAGAAGTGTCAGGCGGACGATGGCGCGTGCAACGAAGAGATCCGCTTCGATAGACCTCACGGATGGTACGATCTGTACACGCCGGTGTGCTATGGAACCGGTGAAAGCGCCCGGTGCTTCCTGATGGGAGAGAACAATGGATGGCGCTCGATTCTGGAGCTGGGCGGAACGGCAGGGGTGCAAACACGCACCCCGGAACGTTTTACCGTGTCCTCGATCAATGGATACGATCAGCAGACGGGAGATATCTTCTACACGGCGGTTCCAGCCAGTGCACCGCACCATCGTCATGTTTACCGGAACGAGGAGTGCCTGACCTGTGATCTGCGCGATGTGGACTCGATTGCGTGTAACTTTGCTAGCGTGTCGTTCAGCTCGGATTTGTCCTATATGGCTGCAACCTGCTCAGGACCGACACCATCTTACACGCAGATCTTCCGCACCAGCGATCGACAGCTAGTGCTTGACTGGGAAGCGAACCGGGAGCGACGCGAGCAGCTCAAGCAGTACAAAAAGGTTCAGGTGCGATTCCTGCGCGTGCCAGTTGGAGACGGTTCGTTTATGGCCTCCGTACGTCTATACCTTCCGCCAGAGATCGACTTCGAGGGTGCAACCACTACCGAGAAGTACCCGATGGTGGTGTACGTGTACGCGGGTCCAAACTCGGTAGGCGTCACTGCCAGCTTTAGTATCGGGTTCGGAAGCTATATGGCCACCACCAAGCGAACCATCTACGCTCAAATCGATGGTCGCGGCACGGGCAACCAAGGTTACGAGTTCCTGTTCCTCATCAACAACCGACTTGGCACGTACGAAATGGAAGACCAGATTGCGGTAGCCCAGTATCTTCAGCAGACGTACAGCTTCATCGATCCAGCTCGGACCGGTATCTGGGGCTCAAGCTACGGCGGTTATGCGACCGCAATGACACTCGAAAAGGATCACGAACAAGTGTACCGTTGCGGTATCTCGGTCGCTCCGGTTACCTCTTGGATGTTCTATG ATTCCATCTACACCGAGCGCTACATGGGCCGGCCGACGGACAATGCGATCGGATACAATCAGAGCGACATCAGCAGCTTCACCGAGGAGCTGAAGAATCATCTTTTCCTGCTGATTCACGGCACCGCCGACGATAACGTGCACTATCAGCAGTCGATGGTGTTCGTGAGGGCCCTACTGGACCATGACGTAGACTTCGAGCAGATG ACGTACCCGGACGAGGCACACTCTCTGTCGGGCGTACAGCGCCATCTTTATCACACGATGGATCAATTCTGGGATCGTTGCTTCGCGTAA
- the LOC131261856 gene encoding protein croquemort-like yields the protein MACCSNCSPTNKRLCALGSATAVCVFALGLGFLWPALVWQIAKSEFVLVPGTELYDNWYDPPIDMYLELYLWNWTNADDYRQENYKPHLEQLGPYTFLERHERVNLTWSEDEDLLTFQQRRIWHYVPEKSVGDYENDRVVTINPVLLTVGYALRNEPEFLPLIDSIIMLNALATSPFYNVLVREMMFDGYDDNLLTSLLSLLAVLPPGALPPIDLPPYDKFGWFFGRNESETYDGTFTVGTGKDHVQNTGVMRLWNGANTTDYYRGRCGQVFGTTGEAWPPFGNLRGNPPNVSVFAPDVCSAVTLEYLDEVERFGIKGLRWYGNDRVFDNGVHYEETACQCTAEDEASCPVLDNGAMDVSRCKFGAPATVSFPHFYLANESYLNAVSGMEPNEEEHRFVMELEPYTGVPLNVKAQLQINLNLRNYGITLLNGIPDVMLPVLWFRQTATITEDLADDIKLILLLPDIGVYVSYGIGAIGLIGLVLAFYFSVTRWKLEGAPPIPSKVAIE from the exons ATGGCATGCTGCTCAAACTGTTCACCAACGAACAAGCGACTTTGTGCGCTAGGCAGCGCGactgctgtgtgtgtgttcgcgcTGGGCCTCGGGTTCCTGTGGCCGGCGCTAGTATGGCAGATTGCGAAAAGCGAGTTCGTGCTCGTGCCGGGCACCGAACTGTACGACAATTGGTATGATCCTCCGATCGATATGTACCTGGAGCTGTACCTCTGGAACTGGACGAATGCCGACGACTACCGGCAGGAGAACTACAAGCCGCACCTCGAGCAGCTCGGTCCGTACACGTTCCTCGAACGGCACGAGCGGGTCAACCTGACGTGGAGCGAGGACGAGGATTTGCTGACCTTTCAACAGCGGCGCATCTGGCACTACGTGCCGGAAAAGTCGGTCGGTGACTACGAGAACGACCGCGTCGTAACGATCAATCCGGTCCTTTTG ACCGTTGGTTATGCGTTACGCAACGAACCGGAATTCCTGCCATTGATCGACAGCATCATCATGCTGAATGCACTCGCTACCAGCCCCTTCTACAACGTTCTAGTTCGCGAAATGATGTTCGATGGCTACGACGATAATCTTCTGACCAGTCTGCTGTCCTTGCTAGCCGTATTGCCTCCGGGTGCGCTGCCTCCCATCGACCTACCACCGTACGATAAGTTTGGTTGGTTCTTCGGGCGCAATGAAAGCGAAACGTATGACGGTACGTTCACCGTCGGGACGGGCAAGGACCACGTCCAGAACACCGGTGTCATGCGGCTCTGGAACGGGGCGAACACTACCGATTACTATCGCGGCCGGTGTGGTCAGGTGTTTGGGACGACCGGCGAGGCGTGGCCTCCGTTCGGAAACCTACGGGGGAACCCACCGAACGTGAGTGTCTTCGCACCGGACGTGTGCAGTGCGGTCACGTTGGAGTACCTGGACGAGGTGGAGCGGTTCGGCATCAAAGGACTGCGCTGGTACGGGAACGATCGGGTGTTCGACAACGGTGTGCACTACGAGGAGACGGCCTGCCAGTGTACGGCGGAGGACGAAGCGAGCTGCCCGGTACTGGACAATGGAGCGATGGATGTGTCCCGCTGTAAATTCGGTGCCCCGGCAACGGTCTCATTTCCCCACTTCTATCTTGCCAACGAGAGCTACCTGAACGCCGTTAGCGGCATGGAGCCGAACGAGGAAGAGCATCGATTCGTGATGGAGCTGGAACCATACACCGGGGTGCCACTGAACGTAAAGGCTCAGCTGCAGATCAATCTGAATCTCCGGAACTATGGAATTAC TCTCCTCAATGGCATCCCTGACGTCATGCTACCGGTTCTTTGGTTCCGGCAAACGGCTACTATCACGGAAGATCTAGCTGATGACATTAAG CTGATATTACTGCTTCCGGACATCGGCGTGTACGTTTCGTATGGTATAGGCGCGATTGGCCTGATCGGACTGGTACTAGCATTTTATTTCTCCGTGACGAGGTGGAAGCTGGAAGGTGCTCCACCCATTCCATCTAAGGTAGCCATAGAATAG